Proteins encoded in a region of the Streptomyces akebiae genome:
- a CDS encoding aldehyde dehydrogenase family protein, producing MPELFIGGAWRSALDGRTREIRCPADGSLVAVVDEAGAKDTVEAIAAARRAFDEGPWPTTSPADRGDLLLRVADLLVRDKDALARAESLDTGKRLVESEYDIDDIANCFRYFGRAATAETGRVVDTGQPGVDSRVVYEPVGVCALITPWNYPLLQTAWKVAPALAAGNTFVLKPSELTPHTAIHLMRLLAEAGVPEGVANLVLGAGPEAGAPLSDHPDVDLVSFTGGLQTGRRLMANAAASVKKVALELGGKNPNIVFADADFDTAVDMALTAVFLHSGQVCSAGARLLVDDSLHDRFVDEVVRRAREIRLGGPFDERAQTGPLISAAHRAKVEEYVARGIAEGAVLRCGGERPSGEAYDKGFYYLPTVLDECAGTMSVVQDESFGPVLTVERFSTEDEAVRLANDTIYGLAGAVWTTDEAKAQRMAARLRMGTVWINDYHPYVPQAEWGGYKQSGFGRELGPAGLAEYREAKHIWRNTAPAPQGWFA from the coding sequence ATGCCCGAACTTTTCATCGGTGGAGCATGGCGATCCGCGCTCGACGGCCGGACGCGTGAGATCCGCTGCCCCGCCGACGGCAGCCTGGTCGCGGTCGTCGACGAGGCCGGCGCCAAGGACACCGTGGAGGCCATCGCCGCCGCGCGGCGCGCCTTCGACGAGGGCCCGTGGCCCACCACCTCGCCCGCCGACCGCGGTGATCTGCTGCTGCGGGTGGCGGACCTCCTCGTACGCGACAAGGACGCGCTCGCCCGCGCCGAGTCCCTCGACACCGGCAAGCGGCTGGTGGAGAGCGAGTACGACATCGACGACATCGCGAACTGCTTCCGCTACTTCGGGCGTGCGGCCACCGCTGAGACCGGCCGTGTCGTCGACACCGGGCAGCCGGGCGTCGACAGCCGGGTCGTCTACGAGCCGGTCGGGGTCTGCGCGCTGATCACCCCCTGGAACTACCCCCTGCTCCAGACGGCCTGGAAGGTCGCCCCGGCGCTCGCGGCCGGCAACACGTTCGTGCTGAAGCCGAGCGAGCTGACCCCGCACACCGCGATCCATCTGATGAGGCTGCTGGCGGAGGCCGGGGTGCCGGAGGGCGTGGCCAACCTCGTCCTGGGCGCCGGGCCCGAGGCGGGCGCCCCGCTCTCCGACCACCCGGACGTGGACCTGGTCTCCTTCACCGGTGGCCTCCAGACCGGCCGTCGGCTGATGGCCAACGCCGCCGCGAGCGTGAAGAAGGTCGCCCTGGAGCTCGGCGGCAAGAACCCGAACATCGTCTTCGCCGACGCCGACTTCGACACGGCCGTCGACATGGCGCTGACCGCCGTCTTCCTGCACTCGGGGCAGGTCTGCTCGGCGGGCGCCCGTCTGCTGGTGGACGACTCGCTGCACGACCGGTTCGTCGACGAGGTCGTCCGCCGGGCGCGGGAGATCCGGCTCGGTGGGCCCTTCGACGAGCGGGCGCAGACCGGCCCGCTCATCTCCGCCGCCCACCGCGCAAAGGTCGAGGAGTACGTCGCCCGCGGCATCGCCGAGGGCGCGGTGCTGCGCTGCGGCGGCGAGCGGCCGAGCGGCGAGGCGTACGACAAGGGGTTCTACTATCTGCCGACCGTCCTGGACGAGTGCGCGGGCACGATGTCCGTGGTCCAGGACGAGTCGTTCGGGCCCGTGCTGACAGTGGAACGGTTCAGCACCGAGGACGAGGCCGTGCGGCTGGCCAACGACACCATCTACGGCCTGGCCGGTGCCGTGTGGACGACCGACGAGGCCAAGGCCCAGCGGATGGCGGCCCGGCTGCGGATGGGCACGGTGTGGATCAACGACTACCACCCGTATGTGCCGCAGGCCGAGTGGGGCGGTTACAAGCAGTCCGGCTTCGGCCGTGAGCTGGGGCCGGCGGGGCTCGCCGAGTACCGCGAGGCGAAGCACATCTGGCGCAACACCGCCCCGGCCCCGCAGGGTTGGTTCGCCTAG